The Oncorhynchus keta strain PuntledgeMale-10-30-2019 chromosome 17, Oket_V2, whole genome shotgun sequence genome has a window encoding:
- the LOC118396354 gene encoding AP-3 complex subunit beta-2 isoform X5, with product MTPMQKLLQLPVNAMNMVKTAQDQMGQQDEAKSPVMTPDGGNHNWYNGEPNDPRHIRFGSGGGDQEERAHLEEGGGSLSSLVTQPLRHDDLKEMLDSNKDSLKLEAMKRIVAMIARGKNASDLFPAVVKNVACKNIEVKKLVYVYLVRYAEEQQDLALLSISTFQRGLKDPNQLIRASALRVLSSIRVTIIVPIMMLAIKEAASDMSPYVRKTAAHAIPKLYSLDPEQKDCLIEVIEKLLADKTTLVAGSVVMAFEEVCPERIDLIHKNYRKLCNLLIDVEEWGQVVIINMLTRYARTQFLNPNMNESLLEEGGGEKAFYGSDNDDDTDDEEDKEEKEKKKTEATAIVKRKPYVMDPDHRLLLRNTKPLLQSRNAAVVMAVAQLYFHLAPKAEVGVIAKALVRLMRSHSEVQYVVLQNVATMSIKRRGMFEPYLKSFYIRSTDPTQIKVLKLEVLTNLANETNISTILREFQTYIKSNDKDFVAATIQAIGRCATNIGEVRDTCLNGLVQLLSNRDELVVAESVVVIKKLLQMQPEQHSDIIKHMAKLTDNIQVPMARASILWLIGEYCEHVPKIAPDVLRKMAKTFTNEEDIVKLQIINLAAKLYLTNSKQTKLLTQYVLNLAKYDQNYDIRDRARFIRQLIVPTDKSGALSKYAKKLFLALKPAPVLESPFKDRDHFQLGSLSHLLNAKAGGYQVLPDWPEAAPDPSVRNVEVKESVPEWTKCSSREKRKEKKADKPFYSDSEGESGPTESADSASDTASGSESGSGSEESGSGSESEESNEESESASDEDEEEEGKKKKKNVEKIKARKPVPESESEPSSGEDVKKSEKKSKPRIGSSESESEEDDDSESESSESEEEESEEESEEETKKKKKTTASKPPSKPPKKENKKEKKEMSLLDFDDFDPAPSPSQVTPLNNFLSSSLVTDLEGLSLTDNVLSPTTIVPSGNLKTYELLHRITGEGLSVEYCFSRQPFSPDPHMVAVKIQFTNSATSEAKSLHMEDAKLQSGMRIKEFPEIEVLPAGETVSVVMGIDFCDSTQAANFQLCTHTRKFFVSIQPPVGELMMPIFMTENEFKKEQEMLLQSLGQLMGMNEITEKLTLEEKCQGEHAVVQRVTTAANLSRVPCGSDKECSPPVPPPPFPIHRFAGKTVTSGSLVLVSVVTKEDGAAQLTVNCEKMVIGTMLVKDILQALTQ from the exons ATGATCGCCAGAGGGAAGAATGCCTCGGACCTCTTCCCAGCAGTGGTGAAGAATGTGGCCTGCAAGAACATCGAG gtgaagaagctggtCTATGTGTACCTGGTGCGCTATGCTGAGGAGCAGCAGGATCTGGCTCTGCTCTCCATTTCAACCTTTCAGAGAGGCCTGAAG gACCCTAACCAGTTGATCCGGGCCAGTGCTCTGCGTGTGCTCTCCAGCATCAGAGTCACCATTATTGTCCCTATCATGATGCTGGCCATCAAAGAGGCTGCCTCCGACATGTCCCCCTATGTGAGGAAGACGGCAGCTCACGCCATCCCCAAACTCTACAG cTTGGACCCAGAGCAGAAGGACTGTCTGATTGAGGTCATTGAGAAGCTCTTGGCTGATAAAACCACA CTAGTGGCAGGTAGTGTTGTCATGGCCTTTGAGGAGGTGTGTCCTGAGCGCATAGACCTGATCCATAAGAACTACCGTAAACTGTGTAACCTGCTGATCGACGTGGAGGAGTGGGGTCAGGTGGTCATCATCAACATGCTCACTCGCTACGCCCGGACGCAGTTCCTCAACCCCAACATGAAC gaATCCCTGTTGGAGGAGGGTGGTGGAGAGAAGGCCTTCTATGGCTCTGATAATGATGATGACACCGATGATGAGGAagacaaagaggagaaggagaagaagaagactgAGGCGACTGCCATTGTCAAGAGGAAGCCTTATGTGATGGACCCAGACCACCGGCTACTGTTGAGGAATACCAAGCCCCTACTGCAGAGTCGAAACGCAGCA gtGGTGATGGCTGTGGCTCAGCTATATTTCCACCTGGCACCCAAAGCGGAGGTAGGCGTCATTGCCAAGGCTCTGGTGCGCCTCATGAGGAGTCACAG TGAAGTGCAATATGTCGTCCTTCAGAATGTGGCAACGATGTCCATCAAGAGAAGG GGGATGTTTGAGCCCTATCTGAAGAGTTTCTACATCCGCTCCACAGACCCAACCCAAATTAAAGTCCTCAAG CTGGAGGTTTTGACCAATTTGGCCAACGAGACAAATATATCCACCATCCTGAGAGAATTTCAG ACGTACATTAAAAGCAATGATAAGGACTTTGTGGCAGCCACCATCCAGGCCATCGGCCGCTGTGCCACCAACATTGGGGAGGTGAGGGACACCTGTCTCAACGGCCTGGTGCAGCTGCTCTCCAACCGCGATG AGTTAGTAGTGGCCGAGTCGGTGGTGGTGATTAAGAAGCTGCTGCAGATGCAGCCCGAGCAGCACAGTGACATCATCAAGCACATGGCCAAACTCACCGACAACATCCAG GTGCCCATGGCGCGGGCCAGTATCCTGTGGTTGATCGGGGAGTATTGCGAGCACGTTCCCAAGATCGCTCCGGATGTCCTGAGGAAGATGGCCAAGACCTTCACCAATGAGGAAGACATCGTCAAGCTGCAGATCATCAACCTGGCTGCCAAACTCTACCTGACCAACTCCAAACAG acAAAACTGCTCACTCAGTACGTGCTGAACCTGGCCAAGTACGACCAGAACTATGACATTCGCGACCGGGCACGCTTCATCCGCCAGCTCATCGTGCCCACTGACAAGAGTGGTGCCCTCAGCAAGTATGCCAAGAAGCTGTTCCTGGCCCTTAAGCCTGCGCCCGTCCTCGAATCTCCATTTAAAG ATCGAGACCACTTCCAGCTGGGCTCGTTGTCCCACCTACTGAATGCCAAGGCCGGCGGCTACCAGGTGCTGCCTGACTGGCCCGAGGCCGCCCCAGACCCCTCTGTGCGCAACGTGGAGGTGAAGGAGTCT GTGCCGGAGTGGACCAAGTGCAGCAGCCGTGAGAAAAGGAAAGAAAAGAAGGCGGACAAGCCATTCTACTCTGACTCGGAGGGCGAGTCTGGCCCGACCGAGTCTGCTGACAGTG CCTCAGACACAGCCAGCGGCTCAGAGAGTGGCAGTGGCAGTGAGGAGAGCGGCTCGGGATCCGAGAGTGAGGAGAGCAACGAGGAGTCTGAGTCTGCAAGCGATgaggacgaggaggaagaggggaagaagaaaaagaagaatgTGGAGAAGATCAAAGCAAGGAAACCAGTTCCAGAAAGTGAAAG TGAGCCGAGCAGTGGAGAGGATGTGAAGAAAAGTGAGAAGAAGAGCAAACCGCGGATTGGTAGCTCCGAGTCAGAATCCGAGGAGGACGACGATAGTGAGTCAGAGAGCAGcgagtcagaggaggaggagtcagaagaggagtcagaggaggagaCCAAGAAGAAAAAGAAG ACCACAGCATCTAAACCTCCATCCAAACCACCCAAAAAAGAGAacaagaaagaaaagaaagaaatgtCTCTGCTTGATTTTGATGACT TTGACCCCGCTCCATCTCCGTCTCAAGTCACGCCCCTCAACAACTTCCTGTCCAGCAGCCTAGTGACAGATCTGGAGGGCTTGTCCCTGACCGACAATGTTCTGTCCCCTACG ACCATCGTCCCATCCGGCAATCTGAAGACCTACGAGCTGCTCCACCGTATCACCGGCGAGGGCCTGTCAGTGGAGTACTGCTTCAGCCGCCAGCCGTTCAGCCCCGACCCGCACATGGTGGCAGTCAAAATCCAGTTCACCAACAGCGCCACCTCCGAGGCCAAGAGCCTGCACATGGAGGACGCCAAGTTGCAATCAGGCATGAGGATCAAAGAGTTCCCTGAGATCG AGGTGTTACCTGCTGGCGAGACTGTCAGCGTGGTGATGGGCATCGATTTCTGTGATTCCACACAGGCAGCCAACTTCCAGCTCTG CACTCACACCAGGAAGTTCTTTGTGTCGATCCAGCCACCGGTTGGAGAGCTGATGATGCCAATCTTTATGACAGAAAATGAGTTCAAAAAGGAGCAAG AGATGCTATTACAAAGTCTAG GTCAGTTGATGGGCATGAATGAGATCACAGAGAAGCTGACCCTGGAGGAGAAGTGTCAGGGCGAGCACGCTGTCGTTCAAAGGGTCACCACTGCCGCCAACCTCAGCCGAGTGCCCTGTGGCTCAGACAAGGAGTGCAG CCCTCCTGTACCTCCTCCCCCATTTCCGATTCACAGGTTCGCTGGGAAGACGGTGACCAGTGGCAGCCTTGTACTGGTCAGTGTGGTCACCAAAGAGGACGGGGCCGCCCAGCTGACGGTCAACTGTGAGAAAATGGTGATTGGCACGATGCTGGTCAAGGACATCCTTCAGGCCCTCACACAGTGA
- the LOC118396354 gene encoding AP-3 complex subunit beta-2 isoform X7, translating into MTPMQKLLQLPVNAMNMVKTAQDQMGQQDEAKSPVMTPDGGNHNWYNGEPNDPRHIRFGSGGGDQEERAHLEEGGGSLSSLVTQPLRHDDLKEMLDSNKDSLKLEAMKRIVAMIARGKNASDLFPAVVKNVACKNIEVKKLVYVYLVRYAEEQQDLALLSISTFQRGLKDPNQLIRASALRVLSSIRVTIIVPIMMLAIKEAASDMSPYVRKTAAHAIPKLYSLDPEQKDCLIEVIEKLLADKTTLVAGSVVMAFEEVCPERIDLIHKNYRKLCNLLIDVEEWGQVVIINMLTRYARTQFLNPNMNESLLEEGGGEKAFYGSDNDDDTDDEEDKEEKEKKKTEATAIVKRKPYVMDPDHRLLLRNTKPLLQSRNAAVVMAVAQLYFHLAPKAEVGVIAKALVRLMRSHSEVQYVVLQNVATMSIKRRGMFEPYLKSFYIRSTDPTQIKVLKLEVLTNLANETNISTILREFQTYIKSNDKDFVAATIQAIGRCATNIGEVRDTCLNGLVQLLSNRDELVVAESVVVIKKLLQMQPEQHSDIIKHMAKLTDNIQVPMARASILWLIGEYCEHVPKIAPDVLRKMAKTFTNEEDIVKLQIINLAAKLYLTNSKQTKLLTQYVLNLAKYDQNYDIRDRARFIRQLIVPTDKSGALSKYAKKLFLALKPAPVLESPFKDRDHFQLGSLSHLLNAKAGGYQVLPDWPEAAPDPSVRNVEVKESVITLLERVTTLTSVPEWTKCSSREKRKEKKADKPFYSDSEGESGPTESADSASDTASGSESGSGSEESGSGSESEESNEESESASDEDEEEEGKKKKKNVEKIKARKPVPESESEPSSGEDVKKSEKKSKPRIGSSESESEEDDDSESESSESEEEESEEESEEETKKKKKTTASKPPSKPPKKENKKEKKEMSLLDFDDFDPAPSPSQVTPLNNFLSSSLVTDLEGLSLTDNVLSPTTIVPSGNLKTYELLHRITGEGLSVEYCFSRQPFSPDPHMVAVKIQFTNSATSEAKSLHMEDAKLQSGMRIKEFPEIEVLPAGETVSVVMGIDFCDSTQAANFQLCTHTRKFFVSIQPPVGELMMPIFMTENEFKKEQGQLMGMNEITEKLTLEEKCQGEHAVVQRVTTAANLSRVPCGSDKECRFAGKTVTSGSLVLVSVVTKEDGAAQLTVNCEKMVIGTMLVKDILQALTQ; encoded by the exons ATGATCGCCAGAGGGAAGAATGCCTCGGACCTCTTCCCAGCAGTGGTGAAGAATGTGGCCTGCAAGAACATCGAG gtgaagaagctggtCTATGTGTACCTGGTGCGCTATGCTGAGGAGCAGCAGGATCTGGCTCTGCTCTCCATTTCAACCTTTCAGAGAGGCCTGAAG gACCCTAACCAGTTGATCCGGGCCAGTGCTCTGCGTGTGCTCTCCAGCATCAGAGTCACCATTATTGTCCCTATCATGATGCTGGCCATCAAAGAGGCTGCCTCCGACATGTCCCCCTATGTGAGGAAGACGGCAGCTCACGCCATCCCCAAACTCTACAG cTTGGACCCAGAGCAGAAGGACTGTCTGATTGAGGTCATTGAGAAGCTCTTGGCTGATAAAACCACA CTAGTGGCAGGTAGTGTTGTCATGGCCTTTGAGGAGGTGTGTCCTGAGCGCATAGACCTGATCCATAAGAACTACCGTAAACTGTGTAACCTGCTGATCGACGTGGAGGAGTGGGGTCAGGTGGTCATCATCAACATGCTCACTCGCTACGCCCGGACGCAGTTCCTCAACCCCAACATGAAC gaATCCCTGTTGGAGGAGGGTGGTGGAGAGAAGGCCTTCTATGGCTCTGATAATGATGATGACACCGATGATGAGGAagacaaagaggagaaggagaagaagaagactgAGGCGACTGCCATTGTCAAGAGGAAGCCTTATGTGATGGACCCAGACCACCGGCTACTGTTGAGGAATACCAAGCCCCTACTGCAGAGTCGAAACGCAGCA gtGGTGATGGCTGTGGCTCAGCTATATTTCCACCTGGCACCCAAAGCGGAGGTAGGCGTCATTGCCAAGGCTCTGGTGCGCCTCATGAGGAGTCACAG TGAAGTGCAATATGTCGTCCTTCAGAATGTGGCAACGATGTCCATCAAGAGAAGG GGGATGTTTGAGCCCTATCTGAAGAGTTTCTACATCCGCTCCACAGACCCAACCCAAATTAAAGTCCTCAAG CTGGAGGTTTTGACCAATTTGGCCAACGAGACAAATATATCCACCATCCTGAGAGAATTTCAG ACGTACATTAAAAGCAATGATAAGGACTTTGTGGCAGCCACCATCCAGGCCATCGGCCGCTGTGCCACCAACATTGGGGAGGTGAGGGACACCTGTCTCAACGGCCTGGTGCAGCTGCTCTCCAACCGCGATG AGTTAGTAGTGGCCGAGTCGGTGGTGGTGATTAAGAAGCTGCTGCAGATGCAGCCCGAGCAGCACAGTGACATCATCAAGCACATGGCCAAACTCACCGACAACATCCAG GTGCCCATGGCGCGGGCCAGTATCCTGTGGTTGATCGGGGAGTATTGCGAGCACGTTCCCAAGATCGCTCCGGATGTCCTGAGGAAGATGGCCAAGACCTTCACCAATGAGGAAGACATCGTCAAGCTGCAGATCATCAACCTGGCTGCCAAACTCTACCTGACCAACTCCAAACAG acAAAACTGCTCACTCAGTACGTGCTGAACCTGGCCAAGTACGACCAGAACTATGACATTCGCGACCGGGCACGCTTCATCCGCCAGCTCATCGTGCCCACTGACAAGAGTGGTGCCCTCAGCAAGTATGCCAAGAAGCTGTTCCTGGCCCTTAAGCCTGCGCCCGTCCTCGAATCTCCATTTAAAG ATCGAGACCACTTCCAGCTGGGCTCGTTGTCCCACCTACTGAATGCCAAGGCCGGCGGCTACCAGGTGCTGCCTGACTGGCCCGAGGCCGCCCCAGACCCCTCTGTGCGCAACGTGGAGGTGAAGGAGTCT GTTATTACGCTGCTTGAAAGAGTCACAACTTTAACCAGC GTGCCGGAGTGGACCAAGTGCAGCAGCCGTGAGAAAAGGAAAGAAAAGAAGGCGGACAAGCCATTCTACTCTGACTCGGAGGGCGAGTCTGGCCCGACCGAGTCTGCTGACAGTG CCTCAGACACAGCCAGCGGCTCAGAGAGTGGCAGTGGCAGTGAGGAGAGCGGCTCGGGATCCGAGAGTGAGGAGAGCAACGAGGAGTCTGAGTCTGCAAGCGATgaggacgaggaggaagaggggaagaagaaaaagaagaatgTGGAGAAGATCAAAGCAAGGAAACCAGTTCCAGAAAGTGAAAG TGAGCCGAGCAGTGGAGAGGATGTGAAGAAAAGTGAGAAGAAGAGCAAACCGCGGATTGGTAGCTCCGAGTCAGAATCCGAGGAGGACGACGATAGTGAGTCAGAGAGCAGcgagtcagaggaggaggagtcagaagaggagtcagaggaggagaCCAAGAAGAAAAAGAAG ACCACAGCATCTAAACCTCCATCCAAACCACCCAAAAAAGAGAacaagaaagaaaagaaagaaatgtCTCTGCTTGATTTTGATGACT TTGACCCCGCTCCATCTCCGTCTCAAGTCACGCCCCTCAACAACTTCCTGTCCAGCAGCCTAGTGACAGATCTGGAGGGCTTGTCCCTGACCGACAATGTTCTGTCCCCTACG ACCATCGTCCCATCCGGCAATCTGAAGACCTACGAGCTGCTCCACCGTATCACCGGCGAGGGCCTGTCAGTGGAGTACTGCTTCAGCCGCCAGCCGTTCAGCCCCGACCCGCACATGGTGGCAGTCAAAATCCAGTTCACCAACAGCGCCACCTCCGAGGCCAAGAGCCTGCACATGGAGGACGCCAAGTTGCAATCAGGCATGAGGATCAAAGAGTTCCCTGAGATCG AGGTGTTACCTGCTGGCGAGACTGTCAGCGTGGTGATGGGCATCGATTTCTGTGATTCCACACAGGCAGCCAACTTCCAGCTCTG CACTCACACCAGGAAGTTCTTTGTGTCGATCCAGCCACCGGTTGGAGAGCTGATGATGCCAATCTTTATGACAGAAAATGAGTTCAAAAAGGAGCAAG GTCAGTTGATGGGCATGAATGAGATCACAGAGAAGCTGACCCTGGAGGAGAAGTGTCAGGGCGAGCACGCTGTCGTTCAAAGGGTCACCACTGCCGCCAACCTCAGCCGAGTGCCCTGTGGCTCAGACAAGGAGTGCAG GTTCGCTGGGAAGACGGTGACCAGTGGCAGCCTTGTACTGGTCAGTGTGGTCACCAAAGAGGACGGGGCCGCCCAGCTGACGGTCAACTGTGAGAAAATGGTGATTGGCACGATGCTGGTCAAGGACATCCTTCAGGCCCTCACACAGTGA
- the LOC118396354 gene encoding AP-3 complex subunit beta-2 isoform X4 has protein sequence MTPMQKLLQLPVNAMNMVKTAQDQMGQQDEAKSPVMTPDGGNHNWYNGEPNDPRHIRFGSGGGDQEERAHLEEGGGSLSSLVTQPLRHDDLKEMLDSNKDSLKLEAMKRIVAMIARGKNASDLFPAVVKNVACKNIEVKKLVYVYLVRYAEEQQDLALLSISTFQRGLKDPNQLIRASALRVLSSIRVTIIVPIMMLAIKEAASDMSPYVRKTAAHAIPKLYSLDPEQKDCLIEVIEKLLADKTTLVAGSVVMAFEEVCPERIDLIHKNYRKLCNLLIDVEEWGQVVIINMLTRYARTQFLNPNMNESLLEEGGGEKAFYGSDNDDDTDDEEDKEEKEKKKTEATAIVKRKPYVMDPDHRLLLRNTKPLLQSRNAAVVMAVAQLYFHLAPKAEVGVIAKALVRLMRSHSEVQYVVLQNVATMSIKRRGMFEPYLKSFYIRSTDPTQIKVLKLEVLTNLANETNISTILREFQTYIKSNDKDFVAATIQAIGRCATNIGEVRDTCLNGLVQLLSNRDELVVAESVVVIKKLLQMQPEQHSDIIKHMAKLTDNIQVPMARASILWLIGEYCEHVPKIAPDVLRKMAKTFTNEEDIVKLQIINLAAKLYLTNSKQTKLLTQYVLNLAKYDQNYDIRDRARFIRQLIVPTDKSGALSKYAKKLFLALKPAPVLESPFKDRDHFQLGSLSHLLNAKAGGYQVLPDWPEAAPDPSVRNVEVKESVITLLERVTTLTSVPEWTKCSSREKRKEKKADKPFYSDSEGESGPTESADSASDTASGSESGSGSEESGSGSESEESNEESESASDEDEEEEGKKKKKNVEKIKARKPVPESESEPSSGEDVKKSEKKSKPRIGSSESESEEDDDSESESSESEEEESEEESEEETKKKKKTTASKPPSKPPKKENKKEKKEMSLLDFDDFDPAPSPSQVTPLNNFLSSSLVTDLEGLSLTDNVLSPTTIVPSGNLKTYELLHRITGEGLSVEYCFSRQPFSPDPHMVAVKIQFTNSATSEAKSLHMEDAKLQSGMRIKEFPEIEVLPAGETVSVVMGIDFCDSTQAANFQLCTHTRKFFVSIQPPVGELMMPIFMTENEFKKEQEMLLQSLGQLMGMNEITEKLTLEEKCQGEHAVVQRVTTAANLSRVPCGSDKECRFAGKTVTSGSLVLVSVVTKEDGAAQLTVNCEKMVIGTMLVKDILQALTQ, from the exons ATGATCGCCAGAGGGAAGAATGCCTCGGACCTCTTCCCAGCAGTGGTGAAGAATGTGGCCTGCAAGAACATCGAG gtgaagaagctggtCTATGTGTACCTGGTGCGCTATGCTGAGGAGCAGCAGGATCTGGCTCTGCTCTCCATTTCAACCTTTCAGAGAGGCCTGAAG gACCCTAACCAGTTGATCCGGGCCAGTGCTCTGCGTGTGCTCTCCAGCATCAGAGTCACCATTATTGTCCCTATCATGATGCTGGCCATCAAAGAGGCTGCCTCCGACATGTCCCCCTATGTGAGGAAGACGGCAGCTCACGCCATCCCCAAACTCTACAG cTTGGACCCAGAGCAGAAGGACTGTCTGATTGAGGTCATTGAGAAGCTCTTGGCTGATAAAACCACA CTAGTGGCAGGTAGTGTTGTCATGGCCTTTGAGGAGGTGTGTCCTGAGCGCATAGACCTGATCCATAAGAACTACCGTAAACTGTGTAACCTGCTGATCGACGTGGAGGAGTGGGGTCAGGTGGTCATCATCAACATGCTCACTCGCTACGCCCGGACGCAGTTCCTCAACCCCAACATGAAC gaATCCCTGTTGGAGGAGGGTGGTGGAGAGAAGGCCTTCTATGGCTCTGATAATGATGATGACACCGATGATGAGGAagacaaagaggagaaggagaagaagaagactgAGGCGACTGCCATTGTCAAGAGGAAGCCTTATGTGATGGACCCAGACCACCGGCTACTGTTGAGGAATACCAAGCCCCTACTGCAGAGTCGAAACGCAGCA gtGGTGATGGCTGTGGCTCAGCTATATTTCCACCTGGCACCCAAAGCGGAGGTAGGCGTCATTGCCAAGGCTCTGGTGCGCCTCATGAGGAGTCACAG TGAAGTGCAATATGTCGTCCTTCAGAATGTGGCAACGATGTCCATCAAGAGAAGG GGGATGTTTGAGCCCTATCTGAAGAGTTTCTACATCCGCTCCACAGACCCAACCCAAATTAAAGTCCTCAAG CTGGAGGTTTTGACCAATTTGGCCAACGAGACAAATATATCCACCATCCTGAGAGAATTTCAG ACGTACATTAAAAGCAATGATAAGGACTTTGTGGCAGCCACCATCCAGGCCATCGGCCGCTGTGCCACCAACATTGGGGAGGTGAGGGACACCTGTCTCAACGGCCTGGTGCAGCTGCTCTCCAACCGCGATG AGTTAGTAGTGGCCGAGTCGGTGGTGGTGATTAAGAAGCTGCTGCAGATGCAGCCCGAGCAGCACAGTGACATCATCAAGCACATGGCCAAACTCACCGACAACATCCAG GTGCCCATGGCGCGGGCCAGTATCCTGTGGTTGATCGGGGAGTATTGCGAGCACGTTCCCAAGATCGCTCCGGATGTCCTGAGGAAGATGGCCAAGACCTTCACCAATGAGGAAGACATCGTCAAGCTGCAGATCATCAACCTGGCTGCCAAACTCTACCTGACCAACTCCAAACAG acAAAACTGCTCACTCAGTACGTGCTGAACCTGGCCAAGTACGACCAGAACTATGACATTCGCGACCGGGCACGCTTCATCCGCCAGCTCATCGTGCCCACTGACAAGAGTGGTGCCCTCAGCAAGTATGCCAAGAAGCTGTTCCTGGCCCTTAAGCCTGCGCCCGTCCTCGAATCTCCATTTAAAG ATCGAGACCACTTCCAGCTGGGCTCGTTGTCCCACCTACTGAATGCCAAGGCCGGCGGCTACCAGGTGCTGCCTGACTGGCCCGAGGCCGCCCCAGACCCCTCTGTGCGCAACGTGGAGGTGAAGGAGTCT GTTATTACGCTGCTTGAAAGAGTCACAACTTTAACCAGC GTGCCGGAGTGGACCAAGTGCAGCAGCCGTGAGAAAAGGAAAGAAAAGAAGGCGGACAAGCCATTCTACTCTGACTCGGAGGGCGAGTCTGGCCCGACCGAGTCTGCTGACAGTG CCTCAGACACAGCCAGCGGCTCAGAGAGTGGCAGTGGCAGTGAGGAGAGCGGCTCGGGATCCGAGAGTGAGGAGAGCAACGAGGAGTCTGAGTCTGCAAGCGATgaggacgaggaggaagaggggaagaagaaaaagaagaatgTGGAGAAGATCAAAGCAAGGAAACCAGTTCCAGAAAGTGAAAG TGAGCCGAGCAGTGGAGAGGATGTGAAGAAAAGTGAGAAGAAGAGCAAACCGCGGATTGGTAGCTCCGAGTCAGAATCCGAGGAGGACGACGATAGTGAGTCAGAGAGCAGcgagtcagaggaggaggagtcagaagaggagtcagaggaggagaCCAAGAAGAAAAAGAAG ACCACAGCATCTAAACCTCCATCCAAACCACCCAAAAAAGAGAacaagaaagaaaagaaagaaatgtCTCTGCTTGATTTTGATGACT TTGACCCCGCTCCATCTCCGTCTCAAGTCACGCCCCTCAACAACTTCCTGTCCAGCAGCCTAGTGACAGATCTGGAGGGCTTGTCCCTGACCGACAATGTTCTGTCCCCTACG ACCATCGTCCCATCCGGCAATCTGAAGACCTACGAGCTGCTCCACCGTATCACCGGCGAGGGCCTGTCAGTGGAGTACTGCTTCAGCCGCCAGCCGTTCAGCCCCGACCCGCACATGGTGGCAGTCAAAATCCAGTTCACCAACAGCGCCACCTCCGAGGCCAAGAGCCTGCACATGGAGGACGCCAAGTTGCAATCAGGCATGAGGATCAAAGAGTTCCCTGAGATCG AGGTGTTACCTGCTGGCGAGACTGTCAGCGTGGTGATGGGCATCGATTTCTGTGATTCCACACAGGCAGCCAACTTCCAGCTCTG CACTCACACCAGGAAGTTCTTTGTGTCGATCCAGCCACCGGTTGGAGAGCTGATGATGCCAATCTTTATGACAGAAAATGAGTTCAAAAAGGAGCAAG AGATGCTATTACAAAGTCTAG GTCAGTTGATGGGCATGAATGAGATCACAGAGAAGCTGACCCTGGAGGAGAAGTGTCAGGGCGAGCACGCTGTCGTTCAAAGGGTCACCACTGCCGCCAACCTCAGCCGAGTGCCCTGTGGCTCAGACAAGGAGTGCAG GTTCGCTGGGAAGACGGTGACCAGTGGCAGCCTTGTACTGGTCAGTGTGGTCACCAAAGAGGACGGGGCCGCCCAGCTGACGGTCAACTGTGAGAAAATGGTGATTGGCACGATGCTGGTCAAGGACATCCTTCAGGCCCTCACACAGTGA